A stretch of Chaetodon auriga isolate fChaAug3 chromosome 21, fChaAug3.hap1, whole genome shotgun sequence DNA encodes these proteins:
- the enosf1 gene encoding mitochondrial enolase superfamily member 1 isoform X2, producing MDPKQIVSCIDFRYITDVLTEEEALDILVKAQEGKLQREHQMLNEGYPAYTTSCAWIGYSDQQLKQLCADALKSGWTKFKVKVGADLQDDIRRCRLIRQMIGPNNTLMIDANQRWDVAEAISWVSCLAEFRPLWIEEPTSPDDILGHAVISKALAPLGIGVATGEQCHNRVMFKQFLQASALQFVQIDSCRLGSVNENLAVLLMAHKFQVPVCPHAGGVGLCELVQHLILFDYICVSGSLSDRMCEYVDHLHEHFTSPVVIHDAHYMPPKEPGYSCEMLESSVQRHQYPEGAVWRLHTNK from the exons ATG GATCCCAAGCAGATTGTCTCCTGCATTGACTTCAGATACATCACCGATGtgctcacagaggaggaggctctAG ACATACTTGTGAAAGCACAGGAGGGCAAGCTACAGAGAG aGCATCAAATGCTGAACGAGGGTTATCCTGCCTACACCACCTCCTGCGCATGGATCGGATACTCAGaccagcagctcaaacag ctctgCGCAGATGCGCTGAAGAGCGGCTGGACCAAGTTCAAGGTGAAAGTCGGCGCTGATCTTCAGGATGACATACGCAGGTGCCGCCTGATAAGGCAGATGATTGGACCAAATAACACGTTG ATGATCGATGCCAACCAGAGATGGGACGTAGCCGAGGCCATCAGCTGGGTGTCTTGCCTGGCTGAGTTCAGACCTCTGTGGATCGAGGAGCCCACGTCTCCAGATGACATCCTGGGTCACGCTGTCATCTCCAAG gcTTTGGCTCCACTTGGGATTGGAGTGGCAACAGGAGAGCAG TGTCACAACAGGGTGATGTTTAAGCAGTTCCTCCAGGCCTCGGCCCTGCAGTTTGTTCAGATAGACAGCTGTCGGCTGGGCAGTGTCAACGAGAACCTGGCTGTGCTGTTGATGGCTCACAAGTTCCAGG TGCCAGTTTGTCCTCACGCCGGAGGAGTCGGTCTCTGTGAGCTCGTCCAGCATCTGATTCTGTTTGACTACATCTGTGTTTCTGGAAGTCTCAGCGACCG AATGTGTGAATATGTAGATCACCTGCATGAACACTTCACCAGTCCTGTGGTGATTCATGACGCCCACTACATGCCCCCCAAG